The proteins below come from a single Geobacillus thermoleovorans genomic window:
- a CDS encoding L,D-transpeptidase, with product MRVWLAICLVITAVLGAPFQTAAEAKPLVIVNKAINKLALVRDGRIEAVYPVATGVNTDLTPEGMFTVTVKAKHPYYRKKNIPGGAPNNPLGTRWIGFNARGTDGRTYGIHGTNNPASIGGYVSQGCVRMHNRDVEQLYERVPIGANVLILRSNESFYAIAKRYGAVQ from the coding sequence ATGCGGGTATGGTTGGCCATTTGTCTCGTGATAACCGCAGTGTTGGGGGCGCCTTTCCAGACAGCGGCGGAGGCGAAGCCGCTCGTGATTGTGAACAAAGCGATCAATAAGCTCGCGCTCGTCCGCGACGGCCGCATCGAAGCCGTTTATCCGGTGGCGACCGGGGTCAATACCGATTTGACGCCGGAAGGAATGTTTACGGTGACGGTGAAGGCGAAACACCCGTATTATCGGAAAAAGAACATCCCGGGCGGGGCGCCGAACAATCCGCTCGGCACAAGGTGGATCGGCTTTAACGCGCGCGGGACGGACGGGCGCACGTACGGCATTCATGGCACGAACAACCCGGCGTCGATTGGCGGCTACGTTTCGCAAGGCTGTGTGCGCATGCACAACCGCGATGTCGAGCAGCTGTATGAACGGGTGCCCATCGGCGCCAACGTGCTCATTCTCCGCAGCAACGAATCGTTTTACGCCATTGCCAAACGGTACGGCGCTGTCCAATGA
- a CDS encoding chemotaxis protein CheW, giving the protein MDKYVIFRVEREQYAVSIAYVVSIEKMTEPTAVPHMPDYMAGVVRIRGELVPVLDMRELLYGRAIEETDQTRLIVAAVDGLSVAFIVDEAKEIADIEPQAIKPLQLMSAERTPYVVGMAAQADRLLTVLDPRVLFAHLDEAEEIREQVAAAQAAVRAGETV; this is encoded by the coding sequence ATGGACAAATACGTCATCTTTCGCGTTGAGCGGGAACAGTACGCCGTTTCGATCGCGTATGTCGTCTCGATTGAAAAAATGACAGAGCCGACCGCGGTGCCCCATATGCCGGACTATATGGCCGGCGTCGTGCGCATCCGCGGCGAGCTTGTGCCGGTGCTTGATATGCGGGAATTGTTGTACGGAAGAGCGATTGAGGAAACGGATCAGACACGCCTCATTGTCGCCGCTGTGGATGGCTTGTCGGTGGCGTTTATCGTCGATGAGGCCAAAGAGATCGCCGATATTGAGCCTCAGGCCATTAAACCGCTTCAACTGATGTCCGCGGAGCGGACGCCGTATGTAGTCGGGATGGCGGCGCAAGCCGACCGGCTGTTGACCGTGCTTGACCCGCGCGTCTTGTTTGCCCATTTGGACGAGGCAGAGGAGATTCGCGAGCAGGTGGCCGCTGCCCAAGCCGCTGTCCGGGCAGGAGAGACGGTATAG
- a CDS encoding AbrB/MazE/SpoVT family DNA-binding domain-containing protein yields MDKLPDDKKKRVKRIAVSSKKQITIPKDFYEQLGIGNEVLIELADNKLIIHPIHENHFDFSDLILKDLIREGYAGEELYKEFVYRKSQIAPAFNAMISEERPKAKTYTADTLEELFGEDDEQ; encoded by the coding sequence ATGGACAAACTCCCAGATGACAAGAAAAAACGTGTGAAGCGCATTGCTGTATCAAGTAAAAAACAAATTACAATCCCAAAAGATTTTTATGAGCAATTAGGGATTGGAAATGAAGTGCTGATTGAGCTGGCGGATAATAAGTTAATTATTCATCCGATTCATGAGAACCACTTTGACTTTTCCGATCTGATTTTAAAAGACTTGATCAGGGAAGGATATGCAGGTGAAGAACTATACAAAGAATTTGTATACCGTAAATCGCAAATTGCCCCTGCATTCAACGCGATGATTTCTGAGGAAAGACCGAAGGCAAAAACGTATACGGCGGATACGTTAGAGGAGTTATTTGGCGAAGATGATGAACAATAA
- the mce gene encoding methylmalonyl-CoA epimerase, producing the protein MQVKKVDHIGIAVRSIEKALPFYTDVLGLPFLGIEEVESEQVKVAFLQAGEAKIELLEPLSPESAVAKFIEKRGEGIHHVALGVEDITERIRELKEHGIRMIQDAPKRGAGGAWVAFMHPKSTGGVLYELCERTNRTEGHQ; encoded by the coding sequence ATGCAGGTGAAAAAAGTGGACCATATCGGCATTGCCGTCCGCTCGATCGAGAAAGCGCTTCCGTTTTATACAGATGTGCTCGGCCTGCCGTTTCTCGGCATCGAGGAAGTCGAGTCGGAGCAGGTGAAAGTGGCGTTTTTGCAGGCTGGAGAGGCGAAAATTGAACTTCTTGAGCCGCTGTCGCCAGAGAGCGCGGTGGCGAAATTTATCGAGAAGCGCGGCGAAGGGATTCATCATGTGGCGCTTGGGGTTGAAGACATCACCGAGCGCATCCGTGAGCTGAAGGAGCATGGCATCCGCATGATTCAAGATGCGCCAAAACGCGGCGCCGGCGGGGCGTGGGTGGCCTTCATGCACCCGAAATCGACCGGCGGCGTGTTGTACGAACTTTGTGAACGGACGAACCGAACGGAGGGACACCAATGA
- a CDS encoding tripeptidase T, whose amino-acid sequence MVNEQRLVDEFLELVQIDSETKHEGEIANVLKQKFEALGLEVIEDDAAAKTGHGAGNLICTLAATKDGVDPIYFTSHMDTVVPGKGVKPSIQDGYVVTDGTTILGADDKAGLAAMLEAIRVLKEQNIPHGVIQFIITVGEESGLVGAKALDPSLIQAKYGYALDSDGKVGNIVVAAPTQAKLKVVVHGKTAHAGVAPEKGVSAITIAAKAIAKMPLGRIDEETTANIGRFEGGTQTNIVCDRVDILAEARSLVPEKMEAQVAKMKEAFETVAVEMGGRADVEVEVMYPGFKFSDGDHVVEIAKRAAAKIGRPCKLERSGGGSDANIIAGFGIPTVNLAVGYEEIHTTNERMPIEELVKLTEMVIAIVEEVANAE is encoded by the coding sequence ATGGTAAACGAGCAGCGTCTTGTCGACGAATTTTTGGAACTCGTGCAAATCGATTCAGAAACGAAGCATGAAGGGGAAATCGCCAACGTGCTCAAACAAAAGTTTGAAGCGCTCGGCCTTGAGGTGATCGAAGACGATGCCGCCGCGAAAACGGGACATGGGGCGGGCAACTTGATTTGCACGCTCGCGGCGACGAAAGACGGGGTGGATCCGATTTATTTCACGTCGCATATGGATACGGTCGTGCCGGGCAAAGGCGTGAAGCCATCGATTCAAGACGGCTATGTCGTCACCGACGGGACGACGATTTTAGGCGCGGATGATAAAGCGGGCTTGGCGGCGATGTTGGAAGCGATTCGGGTGTTGAAAGAGCAAAACATCCCGCACGGCGTGATCCAGTTTATCATCACCGTCGGAGAAGAGTCGGGGCTTGTCGGGGCGAAGGCGCTCGATCCGTCGCTCATCCAAGCGAAATACGGCTATGCCTTGGACAGCGACGGCAAAGTCGGCAACATCGTCGTCGCCGCCCCGACGCAGGCGAAGCTGAAAGTGGTTGTGCACGGCAAAACCGCTCATGCCGGTGTGGCGCCTGAAAAAGGGGTGTCCGCCATTACGATTGCGGCGAAAGCGATCGCGAAAATGCCGCTCGGCCGCATCGACGAGGAAACAACGGCCAACATCGGCCGCTTTGAAGGCGGCACGCAAACGAACATCGTCTGCGACCGCGTCGATATTTTAGCGGAAGCCCGCTCGCTTGTCCCAGAAAAAATGGAAGCGCAAGTGGCGAAAATGAAAGAGGCGTTTGAAACGGTCGCCGTGGAAATGGGCGGCCGCGCCGATGTCGAAGTGGAAGTGATGTACCCTGGCTTTAAGTTCAGCGACGGCGACCATGTCGTGGAAATCGCCAAACGGGCGGCGGCGAAAATCGGCCGGCCGTGCAAGCTCGAGCGAAGCGGCGGCGGCAGCGATGCCAATATCATTGCCGGCTTCGGCATTCCGACGGTCAACCTCGCTGTCGGCTATGAAGAGATCCATACGACGAACGAGCGGATGCCGATTGAAGAGTTGGTCAAACTGACGGAAATGGTCATCGCCATTGTCGAAGAAGTCGCCAATGCCGAGTGA
- the istA gene encoding IS21 family transposase translates to MLAMPEINRIRKLREKKGLSIAEISRETGYNWRTVKKYADGDISVQPTIKRKKGMMEEEGYGQIIDDWLEEDAKLPRKQRRTNKTMFEALCRDHGFQGSYRTVCAYVQKRRPQLKLEKEQRYERLEHPPGEAQVDFGKMTVVTKEGKEEERSVLIMSFPYSNAAFAYPLPAENSECFLHGLTQLFRQAGGVPKALRIDNLSAAIVSIRKGGERRFTEAFEKFQLYYRFDVQVCNPYSGHEKGNAERKVYYTRNLCFIPAPLMESDPELVEWLHRKMVEDRNRPHYEKGRWIEELWQEEQPELLALPEQDLPIFSLDHAYVNKYGEVMVDGKAFVVHGLSVPNRVLVKKEWNRFVVFSSDGDVHLEAPRPYTNVKREIPWKEIFAEWETKPRVVGHSRYRTYLPEAIRTYLAGPPPQVVARLKGLRALLDRHTLYEIAQWLEESQRWDLAPHEIGVLMEAKHSYYPDKWEESYTPSVLIDYETDLTVYDQRLHPAREGGVQR, encoded by the coding sequence ATGCTGGCAATGCCCGAAATTAATCGTATCAGAAAACTGCGTGAAAAGAAAGGGTTATCGATTGCGGAAATTTCCCGTGAAACGGGATATAACTGGAGAACGGTCAAGAAATACGCAGATGGAGACATTTCTGTCCAACCAACCATCAAACGCAAAAAGGGGATGATGGAGGAAGAAGGGTACGGGCAAATCATTGATGACTGGTTGGAGGAGGATGCCAAACTGCCGAGAAAACAACGGCGAACGAACAAGACGATGTTTGAAGCGCTTTGTCGTGACCATGGATTTCAAGGCTCGTATCGCACCGTTTGCGCGTACGTGCAAAAACGAAGACCGCAGCTCAAGCTCGAGAAAGAACAGCGCTATGAACGACTGGAGCACCCGCCAGGCGAGGCGCAGGTGGATTTCGGGAAGATGACGGTTGTGACGAAGGAGGGGAAGGAAGAAGAGCGATCGGTTTTGATCATGAGCTTTCCCTATAGCAACGCTGCGTTTGCTTATCCGCTGCCGGCGGAAAACAGTGAATGCTTCCTCCATGGGTTGACGCAGCTGTTTCGTCAGGCTGGGGGAGTGCCAAAGGCATTGCGCATTGACAATTTGTCCGCGGCCATTGTGTCGATTCGAAAAGGGGGAGAACGCCGATTCACCGAGGCTTTTGAGAAATTTCAACTCTACTATCGGTTTGATGTACAAGTGTGCAATCCATACAGTGGACATGAGAAAGGAAATGCGGAGCGAAAAGTCTATTACACTCGCAACCTTTGTTTCATCCCCGCTCCATTGATGGAGTCGGATCCGGAGCTGGTGGAGTGGCTGCATCGCAAGATGGTCGAGGACCGAAACCGTCCTCATTATGAAAAGGGGCGGTGGATCGAGGAACTATGGCAGGAAGAGCAACCGGAGCTGTTGGCGTTGCCGGAACAAGATCTTCCGATCTTCTCCCTCGATCACGCTTACGTGAATAAGTACGGAGAAGTGATGGTGGATGGGAAGGCGTTCGTCGTCCATGGCCTGTCCGTCCCCAACCGGGTGTTGGTGAAGAAAGAATGGAATCGTTTCGTTGTGTTCTCTTCCGATGGAGACGTCCATCTTGAAGCGCCCAGGCCGTATACGAACGTGAAACGCGAAATCCCTTGGAAAGAGATTTTCGCTGAGTGGGAGACCAAACCCCGGGTTGTCGGACATTCCCGCTACCGGACGTACTTGCCGGAGGCGATCCGAACGTATCTGGCTGGCCCCCCGCCCCAGGTGGTGGCCCGTTTGAAAGGACTGCGAGCGCTGTTGGATCGGCACACGCTTTACGAAATCGCCCAGTGGCTCGAGGAGAGTCAGCGATGGGACTTGGCTCCTCATGAAATCGGCGTGTTGATGGAAGCGAAGCACTCCTATTACCCGGACAAGTGGGAAGAATCATACACCCCTTCCGTTCTAATCGACTATGAAACGGATTTAACGGTGTATGATCAACGTCTTCATCCCGCTCGGGAAGGGGGTGTCCAGAGATGA
- the prli42 gene encoding stressosome-associated protein Prli42: MSRKTQKFVVYLMLICMLLTTLLAGISMWF; encoded by the coding sequence TTGTCGCGCAAAACGCAAAAATTCGTGGTTTACTTGATGCTCATTTGCATGCTGCTGACGACGCTCCTCGCCGGCATCAGCATGTGGTTTTAA
- the gndA gene encoding NADP-dependent phosphogluconate dehydrogenase, with translation MAKQQIGVIGLAVMGKNLALNIESKGYSVAVYNRSREKTDEFLQEAKGKNIVGTYSIEEFVNALEKPRKILLMVKAGAPTDATIEQLKPHLEKGDIVIDGGNTYFKDTQRRNKELAELGIHFIGTGVSGGEEGALKGPSIMPGGQKEAHELVRPIFEAIAAKVDGEPCTTYIGPDGAGHYVKMVHNGIEYGDMQLIAEAYFLLKHVLGMDAAELHEVFADWNKGELNSYLIEITADIFTKIDEETGKPLVDVILDKAGQKGTGKWTSQNALDLGVPLPIITESVFARFISAMKDERVKASKVLAGPAVKPFEGDRGHFIEAVRRALYMSKICSYAQGFAQMKAASEEYNWNLRYGDIAMIFRGGCIIRAQFLQKIKEAYDRDPALSNLLLDPYFKDIVERYQDALREIVATAAMRGIPVPGFASALAYYDSYRTAVLPANLIQAQRDYFGAHTYERVDKEGIFHTEWLK, from the coding sequence ATGGCGAAACAGCAAATCGGCGTCATCGGACTGGCGGTCATGGGGAAAAACTTGGCGTTGAACATTGAAAGCAAAGGCTATTCAGTGGCGGTATACAACCGTTCGCGCGAAAAAACGGACGAGTTTTTGCAGGAAGCGAAAGGAAAAAACATTGTCGGTACATACAGCATCGAAGAATTCGTCAACGCCTTGGAAAAACCGCGGAAAATTTTGCTGATGGTCAAAGCCGGAGCGCCGACGGACGCGACGATCGAACAGCTGAAGCCGCATTTGGAGAAAGGCGATATTGTAATTGACGGCGGCAATACGTATTTTAAGGATACGCAACGCCGCAATAAAGAACTCGCTGAACTCGGCATTCACTTTATCGGCACAGGGGTCTCCGGCGGTGAGGAAGGGGCGCTGAAAGGCCCGTCGATCATGCCGGGTGGGCAAAAAGAAGCGCATGAGCTCGTGCGCCCGATTTTTGAAGCCATCGCTGCGAAAGTCGACGGCGAGCCGTGCACGACGTACATCGGTCCGGACGGCGCGGGGCATTATGTCAAAATGGTGCATAACGGCATTGAATACGGCGACATGCAGCTGATCGCTGAAGCGTACTTCCTGCTCAAACATGTGCTCGGCATGGATGCTGCAGAGCTGCACGAAGTGTTTGCCGACTGGAACAAAGGCGAATTGAACAGCTACTTGATTGAAATTACGGCCGACATTTTCACGAAAATCGATGAAGAAACAGGCAAGCCGCTTGTTGATGTCATTTTGGACAAAGCTGGGCAAAAAGGGACGGGCAAATGGACGAGCCAAAACGCCCTCGATTTGGGCGTGCCGCTGCCGATCATCACGGAATCGGTGTTCGCCCGTTTCATCTCGGCGATGAAAGACGAGCGCGTGAAAGCAAGCAAAGTGCTGGCAGGCCCAGCGGTGAAGCCGTTTGAAGGCGACCGCGGCCACTTCATCGAAGCCGTGCGCCGCGCGCTTTATATGAGCAAAATTTGCTCGTACGCCCAAGGATTTGCGCAAATGAAGGCGGCTTCTGAGGAATACAACTGGAACTTGCGCTATGGCGACATCGCCATGATCTTCCGCGGCGGCTGCATCATCCGCGCGCAATTTTTGCAAAAAATTAAAGAGGCGTACGACCGCGATCCGGCGCTTTCGAACTTGCTCTTGGATCCGTATTTCAAAGACATTGTCGAACGCTACCAAGACGCGCTCCGCGAAATCGTCGCCACCGCGGCGATGCGCGGCATTCCAGTGCCAGGATTCGCAAGCGCCCTCGCCTATTACGACAGCTACCGCACCGCGGTGCTCCCAGCCAACTTAATCCAAGCGCAGCGCGACTACTTCGGCGCCCACACGTACGAACGCGTCGACAAAGAAGGCATTTTCCATACGGAATGGTTGAAATAA
- the istB gene encoding IS21-like element helper ATPase IstB, giving the protein MRAEVKEICKALHLAYIADRFEEVRFETKEQFLRDVLALELSCRQEAKQARLIKKAKFRELKWLKDYEWSGHIHWPATTSREELCDLRFLERKQNVLLLGSPGTGKTHLATALGIQACQQGHEVRFFRVADLVAQLEEALKNGTLGRLKRSLDPCELLILDELGYVPFQKQGSELLFHIIADCYERKSVMVTSNLEFGQWNRVFGDNRLTAALVDRLVHHAHILAFTGESYRLRNALSAIQPSSASGLEP; this is encoded by the coding sequence ATGAGAGCAGAGGTGAAAGAGATTTGTAAAGCGCTGCATTTGGCCTATATCGCAGATCGATTCGAGGAGGTGAGATTCGAAACGAAAGAACAGTTTTTGCGGGATGTATTGGCGCTGGAACTGTCGTGCCGCCAAGAAGCGAAACAGGCTCGGCTGATCAAGAAAGCCAAGTTTCGGGAGTTGAAATGGCTGAAGGATTACGAATGGTCGGGTCATATCCATTGGCCAGCCACGACATCGAGGGAGGAACTGTGTGACCTTCGCTTTTTGGAGCGAAAGCAAAACGTTCTGCTTTTAGGTTCACCTGGAACGGGGAAAACCCATCTCGCCACAGCACTTGGCATTCAGGCGTGCCAACAAGGCCATGAGGTTCGGTTTTTCCGCGTCGCGGATCTTGTCGCCCAGCTGGAAGAGGCGTTGAAAAACGGCACGCTCGGACGGCTGAAACGAAGCCTCGACCCATGCGAACTGTTGATTTTGGATGAACTCGGCTATGTGCCGTTTCAAAAGCAAGGATCGGAACTGTTGTTTCATATTATCGCCGACTGTTACGAGCGAAAAAGCGTCATGGTGACATCGAATCTAGAATTTGGACAGTGGAATCGGGTGTTTGGGGACAACCGTTTGACGGCAGCGTTGGTGGATCGCTTGGTTCACCACGCCCACATCTTGGCCTTTACGGGAGAGAGCTATCGACTGCGGAACGCTCTCTCCGCGATCCAGCCGTCCTCTGCCTCCGGTCTGGAACCTTAA
- a CDS encoding acyl-CoA carboxylase subunit beta codes for MSDMYDKINELYDRRREIELGGGDEKIEQQHAKGKLTARERIDLLLDEGTFVELNPFIEHRCTDFGLGEKKGPGDGVVTGYGKINGRTVFVFSQDFTVFGGALGEMHAKKITNIMDLAAKTGAPVIGLNDSGGARIQEGVLSLDGYGHIFYRNAIYSGVIPQISVIMGPCAGGAVYSPAITDFVFMVEKTSQMFITGPKVIEAVTGEKISAEDLGGARVHNTISGNAHFAAANEEEALAEVRRLLGYLPSNNNEKPPFGPIPDGDDYRPDLADVVPIDAVRPYDVRHVIAHVVDDGSFLEVQKDFAKNIVIGFARIKGEVVGLVCNQPKFMAGGLDIDSSDKAARFIRFCDSFNIPIITFEDVTGFFPGVKQEHGGIIRHGAKILYAYSEATVPKITVILRKAYGGAYVALNSKSIGADVVYAWPNAEVAVMGPQGAANIIFASEIEKSPNPEETRAQKIAEYREKFANPYVAAKYGMIDDVIDPRDTRIKLIQALEMLRNKHEERPKKKHGNIPL; via the coding sequence ATGAGCGACATGTACGATAAAATCAACGAACTGTATGACCGCCGGCGTGAGATTGAACTGGGCGGCGGCGATGAGAAAATCGAACAGCAGCACGCGAAAGGGAAGCTGACGGCGCGCGAGCGGATTGACTTGCTTTTGGATGAAGGAACGTTTGTCGAGCTCAATCCGTTCATCGAGCACCGCTGCACCGATTTTGGACTTGGCGAAAAGAAGGGGCCGGGCGATGGGGTCGTCACCGGCTACGGGAAGATCAATGGACGCACCGTATTTGTGTTCTCGCAAGATTTCACCGTCTTCGGCGGGGCGCTTGGGGAAATGCACGCGAAAAAAATCACGAACATCATGGATTTGGCGGCGAAAACCGGGGCGCCGGTCATCGGCTTGAACGATTCGGGCGGCGCCCGCATTCAAGAAGGGGTCTTGTCGCTTGACGGGTACGGGCACATTTTTTACCGCAACGCCATTTATTCCGGCGTCATCCCGCAAATTTCCGTCATTATGGGGCCGTGCGCCGGCGGGGCCGTCTATTCGCCGGCCATCACGGATTTTGTGTTCATGGTCGAAAAAACGAGCCAAATGTTCATCACCGGTCCGAAAGTGATTGAAGCGGTGACCGGGGAGAAAATCAGCGCCGAAGATTTAGGCGGCGCCCGCGTGCACAACACGATCAGCGGCAACGCTCATTTTGCGGCGGCGAATGAAGAGGAAGCGCTCGCCGAGGTGCGGCGGCTGCTTGGCTATTTGCCGTCAAACAATAACGAAAAGCCGCCGTTTGGCCCGATTCCGGACGGGGACGACTACCGCCCCGATTTGGCCGATGTCGTGCCGATTGACGCCGTCCGCCCGTACGATGTGCGCCACGTCATCGCCCACGTCGTCGATGACGGATCGTTTCTGGAAGTGCAAAAAGATTTCGCCAAAAACATCGTGATCGGCTTTGCCCGCATCAAAGGCGAAGTGGTGGGGCTTGTGTGCAACCAGCCGAAGTTTATGGCCGGCGGGCTTGACATTGATTCGTCCGACAAGGCGGCGCGTTTTATCCGTTTTTGCGATTCGTTCAACATCCCGATCATTACGTTTGAGGACGTCACCGGCTTTTTCCCGGGCGTCAAGCAGGAGCACGGCGGCATCATCCGCCATGGGGCGAAAATTTTGTACGCCTACTCGGAAGCAACGGTGCCGAAAATTACGGTCATTTTGCGGAAAGCGTACGGCGGCGCGTACGTCGCCTTAAACAGCAAATCGATCGGCGCCGATGTCGTCTATGCGTGGCCGAACGCCGAAGTGGCCGTCATGGGGCCGCAAGGGGCGGCGAACATCATTTTCGCGAGCGAAATTGAAAAAAGTCCGAATCCGGAAGAAACGCGGGCGCAAAAAATTGCCGAATACCGCGAGAAATTCGCCAATCCGTATGTCGCCGCCAAATACGGCATGATCGATGACGTCATCGACCCGCGCGATACGAGAATCAAGCTCATTCAGGCGCTCGAGATGCTTCGAAACAAGCACGAGGAGCGGCCGAAGAAAAAGCATGGCAATATTCCGCTGTAA
- a CDS encoding YncE family protein: protein MTNKAVYDRYTSAKINALPFPTNYALMDAKYNLYLIKEGENRIYKYPLPADESYYVRSSHYAFTNVPISHLAYDSSTGWLYVLSAEDSKLFVIRASDMKMVKEIHPGPQPTDVKIDGGKVYVALSGATKMAIYDAKTMQFLGTVPLIAAPRSLAIGDGKIFFTDNSRTLTGSIAVYDMKTKKQWRIPKVFINPLIGYDEKQNVLYVGQEGTSDHDLYAVRLSDWHVSQLLSFPGGDDAFFMNGGEIFYGKARINPAQPGALVAAEFPEPLRAASRQYIITSRAIYNRATGTKIADLSSEALLATAGDDGMIFTYRKVATNHYLIKQKLSQ from the coding sequence GTGACAAATAAGGCGGTGTATGACCGTTACACCTCTGCTAAGATAAACGCGCTTCCATTCCCGACGAACTATGCGTTGATGGATGCAAAGTACAATTTGTATTTGATCAAAGAAGGGGAAAATCGAATTTATAAATATCCATTGCCGGCCGATGAGAGCTATTATGTTCGATCGTCCCATTATGCTTTCACCAATGTCCCCATTTCCCATTTGGCTTATGATTCGTCGACCGGATGGTTGTATGTGTTGTCCGCCGAAGACAGCAAACTGTTTGTCATTCGCGCCAGCGACATGAAAATGGTGAAAGAAATTCATCCCGGACCGCAGCCGACGGATGTAAAAATTGATGGCGGCAAGGTGTATGTTGCGCTATCGGGAGCGACGAAAATGGCGATTTACGACGCCAAAACAATGCAGTTTCTTGGAACGGTGCCGCTGATCGCTGCTCCGCGTTCATTGGCGATCGGGGACGGGAAAATTTTCTTCACGGACAATAGCCGCACGTTGACGGGATCGATTGCCGTTTATGATATGAAGACGAAAAAACAATGGCGAATCCCAAAGGTATTCATCAATCCGTTGATTGGGTATGACGAAAAACAAAATGTATTGTATGTCGGACAGGAAGGAACATCGGATCATGATCTGTATGCGGTGCGGCTTTCCGATTGGCATGTTTCGCAACTATTGTCCTTCCCTGGAGGGGATGATGCCTTTTTTATGAACGGCGGGGAGATTTTTTACGGAAAGGCGCGCATCAATCCAGCCCAGCCCGGCGCATTGGTGGCCGCTGAATTTCCGGAGCCGCTGCGGGCGGCGAGCCGTCAATATATCATCACCAGCCGTGCCATTTATAACCGGGCAACAGGAACGAAAATCGCCGATTTGTCATCTGAAGCGTTGCTCGCAACGGCTGGAGATGATGGAATGATCTTCACGTATCGAAAAGTGGCTACGAACCATTATTTGATTAAGCAAAAACTGTCTCAGTGA
- a CDS encoding type II toxin-antitoxin system RelE/ParE family toxin, translating into MMNNNRLQLLPKAEKAIKKLTKKDAALKQRLIEALRQILTDPAEAGEAKTGDLAGVYGYDIYHQGVNYEIAYFIDQDDSGYVVVVVLVGTRENFYEELTRYI; encoded by the coding sequence ATGATGAACAATAATCGACTGCAATTGCTTCCGAAAGCAGAAAAAGCCATTAAAAAATTGACAAAAAAGGATGCAGCTCTGAAGCAGCGTTTGATCGAAGCCTTGCGGCAGATTCTTACCGATCCCGCCGAAGCAGGGGAAGCGAAAACAGGAGATTTGGCAGGAGTTTATGGGTATGACATTTATCATCAAGGGGTCAATTACGAAATTGCTTATTTCATCGATCAGGATGACAGCGGATATGTTGTGGTCGTGGTTTTGGTGGGAACGCGTGAAAATTTTTACGAAGAGTTGACGCGTTATATATAA
- a CDS encoding aromatic acid exporter family protein — MKIGYRTLKTAVGAALAIAIAQLIGLHNFASAGIIVILCVQVTKKRSLETARARFAACVVAIGFAALFFTVFGYHPWTIGLLLLLFIPVTVRLKVNEGIATSSVIILHLYAAKDITWGLVANEILLVAVGIGVALLMNMYMPSVEKQLKEHQRTVEDLFRIILKEIVRYLRTNELDWDGKELPLAAETLEKAKKLAMRHADNQLWRNEDEYVRYFRMRERQLEIIEHMLPLVTSLVYTVEQRMMIADFIDELSDAIHPGNTADRFLRRLAEMREQFKAMPLPKTREQFEERAALFHLVRELERYLIIKSEFHPGNEPKQQRLKA; from the coding sequence ATGAAAATCGGCTATCGGACATTGAAAACGGCGGTGGGGGCGGCGCTGGCGATTGCCATCGCTCAGCTCATCGGTCTTCATAACTTCGCTTCCGCTGGCATTATCGTCATCTTATGCGTCCAAGTGACGAAAAAGCGGTCGCTTGAGACCGCCCGGGCTCGTTTTGCGGCGTGCGTCGTCGCGATCGGGTTTGCGGCGTTGTTTTTTACCGTCTTCGGCTATCATCCGTGGACGATCGGGCTGTTGCTGCTGCTGTTCATTCCAGTGACCGTCAGGCTGAAAGTGAACGAGGGCATTGCGACAAGCTCGGTCATTATTTTGCATTTGTATGCGGCCAAGGACATCACGTGGGGATTGGTCGCCAATGAGATCTTGCTGGTGGCGGTTGGCATTGGTGTGGCGCTGCTGATGAACATGTATATGCCGAGTGTGGAAAAGCAGTTGAAGGAGCACCAACGCACTGTTGAAGACTTGTTCCGCATCATTTTAAAAGAAATCGTCCGCTACTTGCGCACCAATGAACTCGATTGGGATGGCAAAGAGCTTCCGCTCGCCGCCGAGACGCTCGAAAAAGCGAAAAAACTCGCCATGCGTCACGCCGACAACCAATTATGGCGGAATGAGGATGAATATGTCCGCTACTTCCGCATGCGCGAGCGGCAGTTGGAAATCATTGAGCATATGCTTCCGCTTGTGACGTCGCTCGTCTACACGGTCGAGCAGCGGATGATGATTGCGGATTTTATCGACGAATTAAGCGATGCCATTCACCCGGGAAATACGGCGGACCGCTTTTTGCGGCGCCTCGCCGAGATGCGCGAACAGTTTAAGGCGATGCCGCTGCCAAAGACGCGCGAGCAGTTTGAAGAGCGGGCTGCGTTGTTTCATTTAGTGCGCGAATTGGAGCGATATTTAATCATCAAAAGCGAATTCCACCCCGGAAACGAACCAAAACAGCAGCGGCTGAAGGCATGA